In Pontiella desulfatans, one DNA window encodes the following:
- a CDS encoding YhcH/YjgK/YiaL family protein produces the protein MILDTLDNAAKYTGLKKGISEGFGFLDQPGIAELADGTYEISDELVFAIVQRCDGRAVEEGKLEGHRKYIDIQYVISGDESMGWSPRSDVAPSENYDAEKDLEFFEGSPESIVQVPPGSFAVFLPTDAHLPCIGKGPIHKVVVKVAVD, from the coding sequence ATGATACTGGACACACTCGACAACGCCGCGAAATATACTGGATTGAAAAAAGGAATCTCCGAGGGCTTCGGCTTTCTCGACCAACCGGGCATTGCCGAGCTCGCCGACGGGACATATGAAATTTCGGATGAGCTGGTCTTTGCCATCGTCCAGCGTTGCGACGGGCGCGCCGTGGAGGAAGGCAAACTGGAAGGCCACCGCAAATACATCGATATCCAATATGTGATCAGCGGCGATGAATCGATGGGTTGGAGCCCGCGCTCCGACGTCGCCCCTTCCGAAAACTACGACGCGGAAAAAGACCTCGAGTTTTTTGAGGGTTCGCCGGAGAGCATCGTGCAGGTGCCGCCGGGCTCGTTCGCGGTTTTCCTGCCCACCGATGCGCACCTGCCCTGCATCGGCAAAGGCCCGATCCACAAGGTGGTGGTGAAGGTGGCGGTGGACTGA
- the dnaB gene encoding replicative DNA helicase, which yields MIPGDPGGLRIPPHSDEAERGVLGSILLDPQGALDKCLAKRLGPDSFFDRRHQALFENLVDMSQANMAMDAITIGEWLKDKKALDKVGGYDYLVQLQDSTLVPAHVEFYCDIVMEKRLYRMLIEKSSEIIDSAYQGEEDASTLVSEAEANLFKLSEHGAEQIPDWKDSVLHAFKEVENADPNQLVTGVTTGFIGLNERLGGLNKTDMIVLAARPAMGKTSLALNIAENAALGLHGDPVPVAVFSLEMSREQLVKRMLFCNARLPMHRAKGRGLTPDEHAKLTSAVDRLSKAQIYIDDTPGLEAVEMRSRARRLKSRYGIKLIVIDYLQLMNYSKFAKDGRQRETMAISGAVKGMAKELDVPVIVLSQLSRAAESTGDNIPKLSHLRDSGAIEQDADMVWLLYRPSYYEKGDNRNSDNLAVLDVAKFRHGATGEVKLSFIREYTRFEDRAEFEDDYSHDEE from the coding sequence ATGATCCCAGGGGATCCAGGTGGTCTGAGAATCCCCCCGCACAGCGATGAAGCCGAGCGGGGGGTTTTAGGTTCCATTCTGCTCGATCCTCAAGGTGCTCTTGACAAGTGCTTGGCAAAGCGTCTAGGCCCCGATAGTTTTTTCGATCGGCGGCACCAGGCGCTTTTCGAGAATCTGGTGGACATGAGCCAGGCCAATATGGCGATGGATGCCATCACCATCGGCGAGTGGCTCAAGGACAAGAAAGCCCTCGACAAGGTCGGGGGCTACGATTATCTCGTCCAGCTCCAGGACAGCACCCTTGTTCCCGCCCACGTCGAGTTCTATTGCGACATCGTGATGGAAAAGCGGCTTTATCGGATGCTGATTGAAAAATCGTCCGAAATCATCGATTCCGCCTACCAGGGCGAAGAGGATGCCAGCACGCTGGTCAGCGAAGCCGAAGCCAACCTCTTCAAACTCAGCGAGCACGGCGCCGAACAGATTCCCGATTGGAAAGACTCGGTGCTCCATGCCTTCAAGGAGGTCGAGAATGCCGATCCCAACCAGCTCGTCACCGGCGTAACCACCGGTTTCATCGGCCTGAACGAACGACTCGGTGGTTTGAACAAGACCGACATGATCGTGCTCGCCGCCCGTCCCGCCATGGGCAAGACCTCGCTGGCGTTGAACATTGCCGAAAACGCCGCGCTCGGCCTGCATGGCGATCCGGTTCCGGTGGCGGTGTTCAGCTTGGAAATGTCGCGCGAGCAGTTGGTGAAACGTATGCTGTTCTGCAACGCCCGCCTGCCGATGCACCGCGCCAAGGGGCGTGGCCTCACGCCGGACGAGCACGCCAAGCTGACCTCGGCGGTCGACCGCCTCTCCAAGGCCCAGATCTATATCGACGACACCCCCGGCCTCGAGGCGGTCGAAATGCGCTCGCGGGCGCGCCGCCTGAAAAGCCGCTATGGGATCAAGCTGATCGTGATCGACTACCTGCAGCTGATGAACTATTCGAAGTTCGCCAAGGATGGCCGCCAGCGCGAAACGATGGCCATTTCGGGGGCTGTCAAAGGCATGGCCAAGGAGCTCGATGTTCCGGTCATCGTGCTTTCGCAGCTCAGCCGTGCCGCGGAAAGCACCGGCGACAACATTCCCAAGCTCTCCCACCTTCGCGACTCGGGGGCGATCGAGCAGGACGCCGACATGGTTTGGCTACTGTACCGTCCCAGCTACTATGAAAAAGGCGACAACCGCAACAGCGACAACCTCGCGGTGCTCGATGTGGCGAAGTTCCGCCATGGCGCCACCGGCGAAGTGAAGCTGTCGTTCATACGCGAATACACCCGTTTCGAAGACCGCGCCGAGTTTGAGGACGACTATTCCCACGACGAAGAATGA
- the rplI gene encoding 50S ribosomal protein L9, which yields MATEVLLMDQVEGLGIEGDIVKVADGYARNFLFPRGIATEVTEGKKRQIEKKRAERLVQLEKEKGAAEELAKKIAGIECTISAKVGETGKMFGSIGIPQILEKLTEAGLEIDRHKIVLATPLHELGVFDVEIKLHPEVSGTLKVWIVEDK from the coding sequence ATGGCTACAGAAGTTTTGTTGATGGATCAGGTCGAAGGCCTGGGTATTGAAGGGGATATTGTGAAGGTTGCCGACGGCTACGCCCGCAACTTCCTTTTCCCGCGGGGCATTGCCACCGAAGTTACCGAGGGCAAGAAGCGCCAGATTGAAAAGAAGCGTGCCGAACGCCTCGTTCAACTCGAGAAGGAAAAAGGCGCGGCCGAAGAGCTCGCCAAGAAGATCGCGGGCATCGAATGCACCATTTCCGCCAAGGTGGGCGAAACGGGCAAGATGTTCGGTTCGATCGGCATTCCGCAGATCCTCGAAAAGTTGACCGAAGCCGGGCTCGAGATCGATCGCCATAAGATCGTGCTCGCCACACCGCTTCACGAGCTTGGTGTTTTCGATGTCGAAATCAAGCTGCACCCCGAAGTCTCCGGTACCCTCAAGGTTTGGATCGTAGAAGATAAATGA
- a CDS encoding 50S ribosomal protein L25 — protein MEDTKLIAKKRDLEGSSNVRRMRNAGSLPAVIYGDDKESVSVELNMHEFEQVLHHSASESIIIDVEVEGEGVTSVLIKDVQHHPVTSDLMHVDLFRVTAGQVLAVDIQLELVGEAAGVKAGGTLDHVMHSIEVECLPKDLVEKIEIDVSEMGIGDALHVSDLQLGAKFKALVDEDAIVAAVAAPRVEEEEDEDGSAASEPEVITEKKDEE, from the coding sequence ATGGAAGACACAAAACTGATTGCAAAGAAGAGAGACCTCGAAGGTTCGAGCAACGTACGCCGCATGCGCAACGCCGGCTCGTTGCCGGCTGTGATCTATGGCGATGACAAGGAATCCGTTTCCGTTGAACTCAACATGCACGAGTTCGAGCAGGTGCTGCACCATTCCGCCAGCGAAAGCATCATTATCGATGTCGAAGTTGAAGGCGAAGGCGTCACGTCCGTCCTGATCAAGGACGTTCAGCACCATCCGGTGACCAGCGACCTGATGCACGTGGATCTGTTCCGCGTAACCGCAGGCCAGGTGCTGGCCGTCGATATCCAGCTGGAGCTGGTGGGCGAAGCGGCCGGTGTGAAGGCCGGCGGCACACTCGACCATGTCATGCACAGCATTGAGGTCGAATGTCTGCCCAAGGATCTCGTCGAGAAGATCGAGATCGATGTTTCCGAAATGGGCATCGGCGATGCGTTGCACGTTTCCGACCTCCAACTGGGCGCCAAGTTCAAGGCCTTGGTTGATGAAGACGCCATTGTTGCCGCGGTTGCGGCGCCGCGCGTCGAGGAAGAGGAAGACGAAGACGGGTCTGCCGCTTCCGAGCCGGAAGTGATCACCGAGAAGAAGGACGAAGAGTAG
- a CDS encoding ribose-phosphate diphosphokinase — protein sequence MKIISGTGHRALAERIASAAGVDLCEVDITRFPDGEIFVKIVDNVRGDDLFIVQSVSIEPNNYLMELLIMIDAAKRASADRITAVLPYYGYARQDRKDQPRVPITAKLVATLLEAAGADRVLCCDLHAQQIQGFFEVPVDHLYASPVIVKYLRSLELDDLVVVSPDAGGLKMADAYSKLLGAGIALVGKQRKSAEDVEANHLVGEVEGRNTLLVDDMTSTAGTLTAAAKLLKKAGAKSIRAAVSHSLLTQKGIDRLINSPIDELVTTDTVPQREWSDFNVTVLSVADILAEAICRIHNDQSVSSLFRVDN from the coding sequence ATGAAGATAATATCGGGTACAGGACATCGGGCATTGGCCGAGCGCATTGCAAGCGCGGCGGGCGTTGACTTGTGCGAAGTCGACATCACGCGGTTCCCCGACGGGGAGATCTTCGTGAAGATCGTGGACAATGTCCGCGGCGACGACCTGTTCATTGTCCAGTCGGTCTCGATCGAGCCGAACAACTACCTGATGGAGCTGCTGATCATGATCGATGCCGCCAAGCGTGCATCGGCCGACCGGATTACGGCGGTTCTTCCTTATTATGGCTATGCCCGCCAAGACCGCAAAGACCAGCCGCGCGTACCGATTACGGCCAAGCTGGTGGCCACGTTGCTTGAAGCGGCCGGTGCCGACCGCGTACTCTGCTGCGACCTGCACGCCCAGCAGATCCAGGGCTTTTTCGAAGTTCCGGTGGATCATCTCTATGCTTCGCCCGTCATCGTTAAATACCTTCGTTCGCTGGAGCTGGACGACCTGGTCGTGGTTTCGCCGGATGCCGGCGGCCTGAAAATGGCGGACGCCTATTCCAAGCTGCTCGGGGCCGGCATTGCGCTGGTGGGCAAGCAGCGCAAGAGCGCCGAGGACGTCGAGGCCAACCATCTGGTCGGCGAGGTCGAAGGCCGAAACACATTGCTCGTCGATGATATGACTTCGACGGCCGGCACGCTTACCGCGGCCGCAAAACTCTTGAAAAAGGCCGGAGCGAAATCGATCCGCGCCGCAGTGAGCCATTCGCTGCTGACGCAGAAGGGGATCGACCGCCTGATTAATTCGCCGATCGACGAGCTGGTGACCACCGATACGGTTCCCCAGCGCGAGTGGTCGGATTTCAATGTTACCGTACTGTCGGTGGCTGACATATTGGCGGAGGCCATCTGCCGCATCCACAACGACCAATCCGTCAGCTCGCTGTTCAGGGTTGATAATTAG
- the pth gene encoding aminoacyl-tRNA hydrolase: protein MGILLLKLVVGLGNPGKEYERTRHNIGFMVVEELARRQGVVFRKMFWFPARQAKCRIGEHEVRLVLPTTYMNRSGKAVWGAMKKWRAEAADTVVIYDDVDLEFGGIRVRAKGSGGSHNGMKSVLEWLQTKAFPRVRVGIGPKPDGADMIGFVLGGFAEEELLKLEKVVERAADAVETIFSVGTERTMNEFNQLQIG, encoded by the coding sequence TTGGGGATTTTACTGTTGAAGCTGGTCGTTGGACTGGGGAATCCCGGAAAAGAATACGAGCGCACGCGCCACAACATTGGATTCATGGTTGTGGAGGAACTTGCCCGAAGGCAGGGCGTGGTGTTCAGGAAAATGTTTTGGTTCCCCGCCCGGCAGGCGAAATGCCGGATCGGGGAGCACGAGGTGCGGTTGGTACTGCCGACCACCTACATGAACCGCAGCGGCAAGGCCGTTTGGGGCGCCATGAAAAAATGGCGCGCCGAAGCGGCCGACACCGTGGTGATATACGACGATGTCGATCTGGAGTTCGGCGGCATCCGCGTCCGGGCAAAGGGTTCGGGCGGAAGCCACAACGGCATGAAGTCGGTGCTGGAGTGGCTGCAGACCAAGGCGTTCCCGCGGGTGCGGGTGGGCATTGGCCCCAAGCCGGACGGGGCCGACATGATCGGGTTCGTGCTCGGCGGCTTTGCCGAGGAAGAGCTTTTGAAGTTGGAAAAGGTTGTCGAACGTGCCGCCGATGCGGTAGAAACCATCTTTTCCGTCGGGACTGAGCGAACCATGAACGAGTTCAACCAGTTGCAGATAGGTTAA
- the rpsF gene encoding 30S ribosomal protein S6, with amino-acid sequence MLYEGLFIFPEVLDEEGLDQAITRVKEELEKLGGSIESTTRMGKKTFARPLKKQKAGLYVVAMFNIDGTKLDAFKARLKLATNVFRHQFVQASEIVEEVAQEA; translated from the coding sequence ATGTTGTACGAAGGATTGTTCATCTTTCCGGAGGTGTTGGACGAGGAAGGTCTCGACCAGGCTATCACCCGGGTGAAGGAAGAACTGGAAAAGCTGGGTGGCTCGATCGAGAGCACAACCCGCATGGGAAAGAAGACCTTTGCCCGTCCGCTCAAGAAGCAGAAGGCCGGTCTCTACGTGGTTGCGATGTTCAACATCGATGGCACCAAACTCGACGCGTTCAAAGCGCGCCTGAAGCTGGCGACCAACGTGTTCCGCCACCAGTTTGTGCAGGCCAGCGAAATTGTGGAAGAGGTCGCCCAGGAGGCGTAG
- the bamA gene encoding outer membrane protein assembly factor BamA has protein sequence MKKALVLFTAFLVAASLQAETIKDIRIVNQSGESYTMSSVAAFTSFQVGEQVPDRETILSEIAIDVNRMRKSGRYSFVNARMDVEADGVVLVYTVVSKHRLRRMEIVGGPKSGGRIRKKSELEIGQFADDATFELAAAKIKEAYRDYWYPDVEVSWKSKTNDELGTVDVTFKIEEGDKLAIKKIEFEGNDIIEDKKLKKVIQQKQKSWFAPWSWITGSGKYKEEVVDADVFALKSFYMNNGFLDISVSEPELDVSKPKKSRLVFKIDEGQRYRIGKISLSGMEKYGERELRRTVRLRQGDIAAYENIEAGSEGIRSYYGNRGYVRTVVRPVYDANAQTAVVDITYEITEGEIGYINAVNIGGNERTIDKVIRRELVIYPGEKYNRSRVLTSENRLRNLQYFEIVTINPEQAGEGNKYDLNVQVKEKATGSFTAGVGFSSVESLMGYVELSQGNFNWKTWPPIGAGQKFKIRATLGTERNDIDISFIEPWFLDRQLSFGIDLFHREVNYFSDSYDQKNDGMRLSLGKSLSRFTRGNLSYSLEQFNVFDVADTASQAIQDEEGRRLKSGLQYAWSFDSRDRFFDATRGNKTIVTPFMAGGPLGAETDIFGLRVKSTHHWPLIWDMILNVRGEIESVEAYGDSKANAGTYGDGVPIFDRLFLGGSYNLRGYEYRDVGPTDPDTEDPVGGNSKGYWTAEVTYPIWNKIRGAVFYDWGFVNVDSWDFDPSNYADDWGIGLRLQIPGFPLQLDYAWPITFDERYLDDKGRFNFLIGHTF, from the coding sequence ATGAAAAAAGCCCTAGTCCTGTTCACCGCCTTCCTGGTTGCCGCATCGTTGCAGGCGGAAACCATCAAGGATATCCGCATCGTCAACCAGTCCGGCGAATCCTACACCATGAGCTCGGTCGCGGCCTTCACCTCGTTCCAGGTGGGCGAGCAAGTGCCCGACCGCGAAACCATTCTTTCCGAGATCGCAATCGATGTGAACCGGATGCGCAAGTCCGGGCGCTATTCCTTCGTGAATGCCCGCATGGATGTGGAGGCCGATGGCGTGGTCTTGGTCTACACCGTGGTGTCGAAGCACCGCCTGCGCCGCATGGAGATCGTCGGCGGGCCGAAAAGCGGCGGAAGAATCCGCAAGAAATCCGAACTCGAAATCGGGCAGTTCGCCGACGACGCAACCTTCGAGCTGGCCGCCGCGAAAATCAAGGAGGCCTACCGCGACTATTGGTATCCGGACGTCGAGGTCTCCTGGAAATCCAAAACCAACGACGAACTCGGAACCGTTGACGTCACCTTCAAGATTGAAGAGGGCGACAAGCTCGCCATCAAGAAGATCGAGTTCGAGGGTAACGACATCATCGAGGACAAGAAGCTGAAGAAAGTGATTCAGCAAAAGCAAAAGTCCTGGTTTGCGCCCTGGTCGTGGATCACCGGTTCGGGCAAATACAAGGAGGAGGTGGTCGATGCCGATGTCTTCGCCCTCAAGTCGTTCTACATGAACAACGGCTTCCTCGACATCAGCGTTTCCGAGCCGGAGCTCGACGTCTCCAAACCGAAAAAGTCGCGGCTGGTGTTCAAGATCGACGAAGGGCAACGCTACCGCATCGGGAAAATTTCGCTTTCCGGCATGGAAAAGTATGGGGAGCGGGAGCTCCGCCGGACGGTCCGGTTGCGGCAGGGCGACATCGCCGCCTATGAAAACATCGAGGCCGGCAGCGAAGGCATCCGCTCCTACTATGGCAACCGGGGCTATGTGCGCACCGTCGTTCGCCCGGTCTACGACGCCAACGCCCAAACCGCCGTTGTCGACATCACCTACGAAATCACCGAGGGCGAGATCGGCTACATCAACGCCGTCAACATTGGCGGAAACGAACGAACGATCGACAAGGTGATCCGCCGCGAACTGGTGATCTATCCCGGCGAAAAGTATAACCGCAGCCGCGTGCTCACCTCCGAAAACCGCCTGCGCAACCTGCAGTATTTCGAAATCGTCACCATCAACCCGGAACAGGCGGGCGAGGGGAATAAATACGACCTCAATGTGCAGGTGAAGGAAAAGGCAACCGGCTCGTTCACCGCCGGCGTCGGCTTCTCGAGCGTGGAATCGCTGATGGGCTACGTTGAATTGTCGCAAGGCAACTTTAACTGGAAGACCTGGCCGCCGATCGGGGCCGGCCAAAAGTTCAAGATCCGCGCCACGCTCGGTACGGAGCGCAACGATATCGACATCTCCTTCATCGAGCCGTGGTTCCTCGACCGCCAGCTCTCGTTCGGCATCGACCTGTTCCACCGCGAAGTGAACTACTTCTCCGATTCATACGACCAGAAGAACGACGGCATGCGCCTCTCGCTCGGCAAATCCCTCTCGCGCTTCACCCGCGGAAACCTTTCCTACAGCCTCGAACAGTTCAATGTGTTCGATGTGGCCGATACCGCCTCGCAGGCCATCCAGGACGAGGAGGGCCGCCGCCTGAAAAGCGGACTTCAATATGCGTGGTCGTTCGACTCGCGCGACCGCTTCTTCGATGCCACCCGGGGCAACAAAACCATCGTCACCCCCTTCATGGCCGGCGGCCCGCTGGGCGCCGAAACCGATATTTTCGGATTGCGCGTCAAGTCGACCCATCACTGGCCGCTCATCTGGGATATGATCCTCAATGTCCGCGGGGAGATCGAATCGGTCGAGGCCTATGGCGACAGCAAGGCCAATGCCGGAACCTATGGCGACGGCGTGCCGATTTTCGACCGTCTCTTCCTTGGCGGTTCCTATAACCTGCGCGGCTATGAATACCGCGACGTCGGCCCCACCGACCCCGACACGGAGGATCCGGTCGGCGGCAACAGCAAGGGCTACTGGACTGCCGAGGTAACCTATCCCATCTGGAACAAGATCCGTGGCGCCGTCTTCTACGACTGGGGCTTCGTGAATGTCGATTCCTGGGATTTCGACCCCTCGAACTACGCCGACGACTGGGGCATCGGCCTGCGGTTGCAGATTCCCGGCTTCCCGCTGCAGCTCGACTATGCCTGGCCGATCACCTTCGACGAGCGCTACCTCGACGACAAGGGACGCTTCAACTTCCTCATCGGCCACACGTTCTAA
- the rpsR gene encoding 30S ribosomal protein S18, whose product MMRRSRDRDDYKRDPELLRGVTSIDYKDAELLKKFMTDRGKILPGRITGANAQQQRQIKKAIRRARVMGLVR is encoded by the coding sequence ATGATGCGTCGTAGCAGAGATAGAGATGATTACAAGCGCGATCCGGAGCTCCTCCGCGGGGTTACCTCGATCGATTACAAAGATGCCGAGCTTCTCAAGAAGTTCATGACCGACCGGGGCAAGATTCTTCCCGGCCGCATCACCGGTGCCAATGCCCAGCAGCAGCGCCAAATCAAGAAGGCCATCCGCCGTGCGCGGGTTATGGGCCTCGTTCGCTAA
- a CDS encoding single-stranded DNA-binding protein gives MASYNRVLLMGNLTRNPEIRYTPSGTAVADLGLAINENFKNKAGEMVEQTCFVDVVVWGRQAETSSEYLHKGSSVFVEGRLQLDQWENQQGEKRSKLRVRADRVQFLGTPGKGTEFSAAPVDSVPPPAPPAEDDDDDVPF, from the coding sequence ATGGCCAGCTACAACCGGGTCTTGTTGATGGGGAATCTTACGCGTAATCCGGAAATCCGGTATACGCCGTCGGGAACTGCGGTTGCCGATTTGGGATTGGCCATTAACGAAAACTTCAAAAACAAGGCGGGGGAAATGGTTGAACAGACCTGCTTTGTGGATGTGGTGGTGTGGGGACGACAGGCCGAGACCTCGTCCGAATATCTCCACAAGGGATCCTCGGTGTTTGTGGAAGGCCGGCTTCAGCTGGACCAGTGGGAAAACCAACAGGGCGAGAAGCGCAGCAAGTTGCGCGTTCGCGCCGACCGCGTCCAGTTTTTGGGAACCCCGGGAAAAGGAACCGAATTTTCGGCGGCACCCGTCGATTCCGTCCCGCCGCCGGCCCCGCCGGCGGAAGATGACGATGATGATGTGCCGTTTTAA